A genomic window from Silene latifolia isolate original U9 population chromosome Y, ASM4854445v1, whole genome shotgun sequence includes:
- the LOC141627083 gene encoding beta-glucuronosyltransferase GlcAT14B-like, with protein MKGFETTMPLNMEKKWTFPLVISLVIGVFLLVTCFNMGLLSSLHTINALLSHYSTSSNQTNSIFVENAISRTSSPPTPPPPPPLPRFAYLISGSKGDAKKLWRTLRALYHPRNQYIVHLDLEASLQERLELASWIDQEPLFVSVENVHMITKANIVTYRGPTMVSTTLHACAIFLKKYKNWDWFINLSASDYPLVTQDDLIHTFSKLDRRLNFIEHTGKLGWKEGGRALPLMIDPGLYSTKKSDIFWVQPKRTMPTSFKLFTGSAWMVLSHEFVEYLIWGWDNLPRTLLMYYTNFVSSPEGYFHTVICNAPEFAKTVVNHDLHYIAWDVPPRQHPHTLTMNDSEKMINSNAAFGRKFRQDDPVLDKIDLELLDRKNGSFTPGRWCVGKPRCARVGNPDKVKQGGPGAKRLQQLISSIVSSEAFQANQCK; from the exons ATGAAAGGGTTTGAAACAACAATGCCATTGAATATGGAGAAGAAATGGACATTTCCCCTTGTGATTAGTTTAGTTATAGGTGTATTTCTTCTAGTAACATGTTTCAACATGGGGTTACTTTCTTCATTGCACACTATTAATGCCCTTCTATCTCATTATTCTACGTCGTCCAATCAAACAAACTCAATCTTTGTCGAAAATGCAATCTCTAGAACTTCATCTCCCCCAACACCTCCTCCACCTCCTCCGCTCCCTCGATTTGCCTATTTGATTTCCGGGTCTAAGGGTGATGCCAAGAAGCTATGGAGAACGCTTCGTGCGTTGTACCATCCGAGGAATCAGTACATTGTGCACTTGGATTTAGAGGCTTCTCTGCAGGAAAGACTTGAGCTTGCTTCTTGGATTGACCAGGAACCCCTTTTTGTCAGTGTTGAGAATGTGCATATGATCACTAAAGCAAACATTGTGACTTATAGAGGGCCAACTATGGTTTCGACTACACTACATGCTTGTGCCATTTTCTTGAAGAAATATAAGAATTGGGATTGGTTTATCAATCTCAGTGCTTCTGATTATCCTTTAGTGACCCAAGATG ATCTTatacacacattttcaaaattggaTCGGAGGCTAAACTTTATTGAGCACACCGGCAAGTTAGGTTGGAAAGA GGGTGGAAGAGCTTTGCCTTTGATGATAGATCCCGGGCTTTACTCTACTAAAAAATCAGATATCTTTTGGGTTCAACCTAAAAGAACTATGCCTACATCATTTAAGCTGTTTACTG GTTCGGCCTGGATGGTTCTTTCTCATGAATTTGTAGAGTATCTCATTTGGGGATGGGACAACCTACCTAGAACCTTACTCATGTACTACACAAACTTTGTCTCTTCCCCGGAAGGCTACTTTCATACTGTCATTTGCAATGCACCTGAGTTTGCAAAAACTGTTGTCAATCACGATCTTCATTACATTGCTTGGGATGTTCCTCCCAGGCAACATCCACATACTCTCACCATGAATGACTCCGAAAAAATGATAAACAGCAATGCTGCATTCGGTCGAAAGTTCAGGCAAGATGATCCCGTATTGGATAAAATTGATCTAGAATTACTAGACCGTAAAAATGGAAGTTTTACTCCTGGTCGTTGGTGTGTTGGTAAGCCACGTTGTGCTCGAGTCGGGAATCCCGACAAGGTTAAGCAAGGAGGCCCCGGAGCTAAAAGGCTTCAACAGCTTATATCTTCAATAGTTTCTTCGGAAGCATTTCAAGCAAATCAATGTAAATAG